The Xiphophorus hellerii strain 12219 chromosome 3, Xiphophorus_hellerii-4.1, whole genome shotgun sequence genome segment CTTCTCCAAGCTCCCCTCAAAGCATACCAGAAGAGGAGGTGGGACTGTAAATAagtttgtcacttttattttgttcatcacACACAagcattaacaaaaaaatagagGAGTAAACTCTGGATGTTTAtgttgatgggttttttttgactgttttttaaaaaaaacattgctaaagCATTGGTTaggtaaatgtttttctttctctcagtcATAATAGATACTTTCTTTGAATCCATTTCCCATTACCTTCTTCATCTCATGTTTGAGGTTTCATGGAAACCAAGTCAGAACAAAAGGAGgcagatgcagaaaaaaatgactaaaaactcCTATGATTCTTGTagtttttagaaatgaaaagaaaagtggTCATGTTCAAAGTGGGCAATTATGTAGTCAGTTTTAATAATGTCTAGATAACCCTGTGAATACTAGAAACCTGACTTTTGGAAATCTCAACTTTGCAAAGCATTTTTTGCCACGTATTTGGAAGCAAATAGCTAAACATTTCAGTTGGGCCAAATATCTATTTTCATGTGGACAGAGATTTATTCGCAGTTTAGTTAAGGTTGTTTTTAGGAGGTGACACGTTTGTTAAAGCCAATCTCTGTATTATTACATTAGAATAGCTTCAATGAGAActtattaatttagttttaatttagaaaatttgtttttttaggtcACAGACATGATGAATGGCAAAGGTCAGAATGTGTACCGACTTCCTCCTCCATCTGCCTGTCCAGTGAGCCCCTCTGGTGAACTCATCAATCTCAGGATCCCACAGACTGAAAAACCCACTATTTCCAAGgttctaaaattattatttcaatgatatttttttctttttcaattttacTGGGAAATGGAAGTTCAAATCTCTACTTGCATATTACCTGTGATGAATAAAGTTGCTCTCTTTGCACAGTTCACAGAGGTTCCCGTATCAGGAGCTCTCATCAGTGACCACATGGAACGTTGGAAAAAGATAAGACAGAAGTAAGTCCTTCATGAGCTGTTTTAGACCCtttcttattgtttttggaAAGATTTATTCTTGCTCAGAAACAGTCATGATAGTTCAAGATTCACTTTCAGTGTTATCTGGGACTGTAGTTAATCTGATTCAGAATTCTTTTACCAGTACTTATTGGTTAAGTTATGGTTAAGCAAGTATTGGGAAAGCTATCTGTTTTGAAGGTAAAGGGTGATTGTCAAAAACatatatgattaaataaattaattgtggACAACCTGCCCATGAAAGAATTAACCAGCATTTCCAAGAGATAAATGCATAACTAGAAAGTTATGGGGAGttgaaatataaaacttttgaGAGCTTGAGTTTGCCTTTAAACTTTGAACACTCCCAGCTGCCCTCAGGCCTCCAACAAAATAGCTCCACAGCTGGTGCCATGGAAACTAAATGATgtctttaaagattttttccaaaatttcaGGATTAACACTTGCACCTACCTTCCTGAGAAGtggaaaaaacacattattctacagcaaatcaaaaaaatatattttaaaagaatttgtAAATCAAAGAAAGTCAATGCAAAGATCTTAAATCAGAATGATGTGAGGAAGatattgtttatttgaaatgacTTCCTCACAAATGAGAGTCTGTTATACCAAATAGGTTTCCCATGATCCCTACACATCATAAGTGATGAAAGTTGCGCCATGGGGAAAATCTAATTTTGGGAATTCTTCAGAGCTTCCACAGTGCTCCTTTTTTCCACAGTTGTTCAGTAACTGAAATAAGCAGAAGGGGAAAGAAATGGGGTGATAAGGTCAACTGTGTTTGGGTAACCAGTTGTGGTGCaattgttttcagtaaaaacattttgagaaatgaCAGTGTTTCCCATTTGTCTTCAAAAGAAACGTGTCTTCAGTTCCCCACATTTTTCACATACCACAGATATTTTAGATGCAAGAATAttatttgtgaaattttcataaaatgagAACAGTGTAAATGCTAGCAAATAATAGCTGCAAGCTAgtattacaacaaaaacaatgtcttttaaaaataattaaatacatcACAATTAACACTTTTTAGAAGAGTTTTAtatttagaagtttttttttcttgccgtAGATGGAAGGAATGCTCCAATAAAAACCAGATGAGATACAGTGAGAGCATCAAGGTTCTGAAGGAAATGAAGGATCTCTATGACCACTGACTGCCTGCCTTGTATTTGTTAGCTGCAGAATGGACTCTCCACAGTTGGAAAGGAGCCATGCATTCATATTTCATGTTCGATGACTCCTGCATACAACCATAGATGAGTAGAACAAAATAGCAGAACTTTGAACCTTAATAGACTTTTTGTCCCTTAAGTTACAGAAATGATATTTTCAATTTCCTGTGTGGGGGTATGTTGGAGTGTCAGACCTGATACCCAAGtacattttgtgtaaatgtcTAAATAAATGACTTTTGAGGTAGTATTTTTCTCACACACATACTGGCACGTTCTTGATATAAtccaaaaatgattaaagtCTACTGTAATGTATTcctgtgtttgtggtttttgtttattttttgtctattAGATAAAtctttgtaacaaaaaaattagaGGTGAAATGGTTGGTTATTTTCTAAGCACACACAAGTTATccatactgattttttttttcttggaacatgcttgatttttctttttctttatcatgACTAATTGTAAGAGCTCAGTTTCATTATTCTGCAAGTGGGGAAGCCCCAAAAATCGAGTGTTCTCATTCGTTATCTCTATTGCAACGGACCTGATTAGATATCAGGTAACAGAaccaaaaaacatgcaacatttcTTGGAATTATTAAAAACTTCTGATTGCTGCAGCAACAAATTACTGCAGCATTTCACCGAAGTGTCATTTCACTTCAGACTGAAGTTAACATACTGGACTTTTGTCTCGTTGGCCTGCTGTGTATTTCTCCCATAATTGTTAGTTTTACTGCTATAATGGTAGAATTACAATAAGTGTAACTACATAGATGCAAAGTTCAATTTCATTTGGTGGTTGTGGTCATTGTGTACTTGACTTTATCTTGTACCAATGGTTTATATGTAATTCTCTGCCCGATATACAGTAGAAAGATGTAgttatgtctttttttccaaaattgccTGTTCACTTTAAAGAGAACACAGACTCATTAAGTCAGTTTGTTTCAGTACTTGTATCCAATTCAAATTCCAGAGTTTCAGTTCATTATGTTCATGTTCAACCCTATACTAGACACATGCAGGTCCCATTTACACAACCAGATGCAGTATTTTACCCTACTGCTTATGTTTCAGATCACATGGTCTAATCTTACAAACAGGAAGTCTAGCATAAACCTCTGTGGTGTGATGTAAGATAACGTGCTGTTGAGCATGTGAGTAACATTCTTATAAATAAGCTCACAAAAGTTGTTCAACAGATTTTGATTCAGTATTCTTTTTATTATGCCTAAATCTGAATTGTGGGATTGTAAAATGGAGCCCATTATTGTTATAACTCTATAAATAAGCATGTGTGGACAAACTTAACTTTACAACTTAATGTGAATTAtctaaaattttacattttgaacgATGCAACTTTGAGCAATTCTGAATAATTTCACATATGCTTGACATACCTATAGGGTTTATTTCTTCACTTTGCTAACTTCTTCAAAGTcgagaaaaaaagctttcagaAACAAGATTTGAGATCTCGTGTGGTTTCCTCTACATGAGCAAGaccaacaaaaatgtcaaaaaatcaCCGAAATTGCTTTTTTATGCTTGGCATATTCTTAttgacaagaagaaaaaagtgagaATAGTTTTGCTTTTAGAGGACAGAATCAGTACTAAAGATTggcttaaaaatatatttttgaaatttttttgattttcaaaaaatatatttgtgaaaatcagCAGTTTATCATTGCAACTGCTGATTTCATGTTGTCATGAAAAATGCGATTGAGTGGTTTTCTGTGGCACTTGACTACAATACAGAAATGCTTTGTATTGTAGTTTGGCACCTAAGGAGGTTGATGCAGATatgtactttaaaaaacactgaaatttttGCTGTGGGAGCATAAAAATGAAGTCTTCtgaaaggaacaaaacaaacaactcaTCATTTATCATCCATGCTAGTGCTGTTAATTCAATTTCATTGTGAAAAGGACCACAAATGTCCAGAGGCTTTTACTCAAAATCAGGGTACACTcgtttactaaatatttagcatagaAACTATATATTTAGTTTCTGAAGAAAGAGTGACTCATCTGTTCTGAGTTCTGACAATactcagaaaaatcaaaaaacattacagaaaacaatcaCCAATTAGGACATTGTAGTTCATTTCTGAACCTGCGAGATCTATAATGATTTACCGTTCTAAATTGGAAATTGGATTTCTACAAAAATCCAATGTCTTTATTCCAttataaatgtcattttatagtCATAGTAGTCATTTTATTGTtgagtttgtaaaaatgaaaaagatatGCCTTTTCAACTTGACAGTTTTGGCCcttgatgcaaaaaaaatttggGCTCCACTGTCTTAAGGAAGCTGAGGTGATTAGAGGGGTCTTCTGCTCATCTGCATTATTAGCTCTTATGTATCTCATATTTGTCTGGGCGTTACTCCATACATAACCTTTTGATTTGGCTGTAGCAAAGTGCCTCTGGAATGAATTCATGGTTTATTATGGGATTCCAGAGCATATACACTCAGACCAGGTACAGATTTTGAGTCCAAGCTCATTAAAGAGCTCTGTGAAGTTGTTGGCATAAAGAAGAGTCTAACTACCTCATACTCGCTCCAGCAGTCGAACCAGgaatttttctgctttgttttcattattaactTACTCCTAATTAGCCCTTTTAATATCCATATAAGTAATATATGTTACATCAGCACTAGCCCTAACATGGCATGTCCTTACTATAAATCCTTCTCTATTTGTTGGCTTCAGGTAATATTTTATGTCTGAGATAccacattttgagttttaatttgCTGTATGCGATAATTTTAAAGAGGATCAGGAataaattaactgatttattaaattaactttttgatgTAAAGCagctgaataatttttttttgcaatgagCAAGTATAGCTTTGATCTACCTTTTCTGTAGTACAGTGCAACGATATGAAGTTAAGCTATAATGATGtgaacatatttgtttaaattcatgCTATAACCTGACAGAAATAGGATGAATTGCAGTTTTCCATTATGCAGTTTTATAGTTTAAACAGATCTTATTTTGCCCCGGTTTAGTTTTAGATTATATATTTGCCTTTCCAGTCCAGAAATGACATCACATAGACTTTCAGGCTTTAAGACTTTGGCAATTTCAGCACAATTGCCAAAATTAATTTCgctgttttatttacatacGGTTTACAACAGTGGTTCCCAAACCTGGTCCTCAAATACCCCTGTCCTCCATGTGTAGGTGTCTCCTTGCTTCCAAACACCTGActtaaatgaatggatggatgatttggTGGCTGCAGAAGAGGCCgggcaatcatttgaatcagatgTGCTGGAACAGTAATGCATCTAAAACATGAAGAGCAGGGTTACCTAAGGACCAGGTTTGCGAACCACTGGTTGAGAAAATCAATGcactatttgtatttttatactgGTACCACTTCTACTGTATTCCAGAAtatgaaactaaacattttcacataccaccattattttaatttcctcttGACTAGCCTTATGTACGTATGAACTGTGCTTGTAGTAAGAAGTATGAACTTTGTAAAGAAAGCATTCTTTGTATTCTAAAAACATTGagctgttgctttttttttttttttttacctcaataGAATGTAATGGCTGCAAGGAAGAGCTGCAGTACAAGTGTTGCGATTCAGATGAGGTGAATGTGAGCGAAAAACCACACAGAAGTGTTTAGAGGTTTCTGTTATTCCAGCTGCTTTGTTCgtttcaaaccaaaacactcTGTCTCAGGCTCTTGTTATATCCTGTAAGATAAGAAATCAGGACTTGAATGTGTGACAGGattgttttgtcatatttttaataatttctgaaacatccattaatatttttatctcttttgACGGTGTCATCGATAAACATACAGATGTGAGCATTCCTAAACATACAGGTTCATTAAAAGAGGcaagttaaaacaaaattcaaactgTTCTAAAGTAAACAAGtaattttatattgtttttacagtatttacaataatttcattaaaagcTTAGCATGTAGAATATATTGCTGCAGGACACCTACGCAGGCTTTCAGTTACATTTGCTGATTGAATGTGGAAGGTAAGGGGTTCTGTGCGATTTTATCAGACTGTCTGTTGTACATCTCAGGCTGTCTCGATAACCACATACGAAAACACCTGTTAATGGTAAgcaaatgatgaaaaacaagcagacgtcaaaaatattctttgaaTTGTCTTTGCACGTGTTCACACTCCTCTACAAATAAGCTTTGCTCAGATCACTTCAGTGCACTTTATTAAAGTCCGCCATTTCAATCAGTGTGTGGCTGTTTTCCTCCGTGTTCATGGACTTCTTCGTGGAGatctctttttttggttttgttaagGTCATCGATGTCTCAGTTTCTTTCCCCTCAGCAGGGGCGGTAGAATCAGACTTTCTGGGAATCCTTGACATTGAACGAGATGACGTAACAAATGTTATGTGGTCCTCTGCAAGGGCATTTTCTAGAACCAACCAAATGGACTGTTTGAGCTTCTTCTGGAACTcgtcacacatgaaaacataGAGGATGGGATTCAAGCAGCTGTTCATGAAGGCAAGACTTACAGTTAGAGGACCTATGACCTGAACAATGTTCTGTACATCTGAGTAATCATAGAATTTTAATTGTAtgaaactcaaaacatgaaaaggcAACCAGCAGGTAAAGAATGCAAAAATGACTGAGAAAATGATCCTGTGACATCTTTGTTTCCTCATTCTCTGCAGACGCCTGGCACGAATCCCTATGGCCACATATGAGAAAAATATTGCCAGGAACGGGATGAGAAAGCCCATAACAAAGCGGAATATACACAATGTCCAATGTTTGTTCTTTGTCATAGTTGAAGGGTACTTGCAGTATGTCTGTTTCTGGCTGACTTCCACGGTACGAAAATATGCATAGGGTGTGCTACAGATGCCTGCAGCCAACCAGATTATAGCACTTATCACTTGAGCTTTGCCAACGGTGCGCTTGTTTTGTGCCCACACCACCACCCAGATGGACAAACAACGATCCAGACTTATAGATGTTAGAAAAAAGACGCTGGCAAACATGTTGACTAAGCTCACAAAGTTGTTGAGTTTGCACATGAACTGTCCAAAAGGCCAGTGGTActgctgagagagagagactgctGTAAACACCAGGAACGCTGTGAAGAGGAAGTCTGCCAGAGCCAAGTTGAGAAACCACACAGAGTTgactgttttcttcatcttgaaGCCGGTCACATAGATGACCAGACCATTTCCTACTGTCCCAACCACTATAATCACACAGTAGACGACCAGTGAGAATGTCTGTATGTGCTTCGCTGCCATTTCCAATCCAGTTGGATGACTTACAGATGAATTTCCATTAcctaacaaaaatataaatattgtattaaaCATTCACTAAGACATGTTTTAAGGTAAATAAGCTTGCATCTCcagatgcatatttttttatgcagaTTTCACATGAGGTACAGAATACAATTCTAATAccaattaaaatgatcaattttgCATGTTCAAAGCAACTCACCATTTGCCATTTTGCTTTTGGTTGTAAGAGTCTCCCCTCACTTTGCCTATCTCTATCTAGCCTTACCTATATTTGTTCTCTATGTGATTACTCCTCCTTCTCACCTCATAAACCTGCCAATGAGAGTGTCAATGGGTGTGGATAAACTCACAGTTGCACTTTCGGGTGCAAATCAACATTTAGCTGCAGATATCGACAGCTCAGATGGGAGAATTAAACAACACATTAAGAAGTACCATTTTTGCCATAAGCAAACACATGGAGGGAAGAAAGTGCAATAgtcaaaagtaactttttgtcCTGTGTGCAGAATTTATCTTAAGCAGTGTTGCTAGATGGAGTTGAATACAGGGGAGTAACTTCTAGGAACCTGCTAGTAGGTGCAAAGGACTTGAGACTGGGGCAGAGTTTTACCTTTGATGAATATAGTTATCTTTATTTTGCTACTCTGCTGTaaggttttatgtttgtgtacGGCATTGTGTTTTTAATCCACTGCAAACCACTTTGAATTGCCTCATTGCTTAAATGCACTAAACTAATACAATTGAGTTGatctgatcaaaacaaaatctagtTTTGTAGAGAAGAATGGACCAAAATTTAAGATGTGCAAACCTggtagagacaaaaaaaaaacaaagcattacaAATTATATACTTAGCAGTGTCTGTAGGTAgcaatttaatatttatgtatGAATGTTTCACAATCTCATATGGTTTTTAAGGCTTTGCTTGTGCTCAGTATACTCGCGCTGTGCTTCAGTGTTCAAAAAACACTCCCTGGAAGAGTTTATATAGGAACACAAATAATATGTTTACGTAGGGATTTTATTAGTGAATAAAATCACTGGAGTGAATAAAAAACTGGGACTTAATTTTAAAATCGGATTTGCAACAGGTGATAAAAGACCCAAAATTGATTGAATCAATATTCAATCAAAATTGAATATTGATTCACCTGTATGATTTGTATTTGtagccattttcttttttacacaaTCTTTTTAATTCTCTAAATGGCTGATCAGGAGCAAGACTGCAAGTTCACATTCTTGCAACTATAACATTTGCTGTGATGCTTCTATTGGAGAGATGTTTTTCATTCTGTATGTGCAATGTGTCTGCACCAGGTAATCAGCTATGGAAATGAGATGAAAATATAAACTGTGgaaacttatatatatatatatatacatatatatatatacacagtaagTTTTTGACTATTTCTAAATTGTCTCTCCTGCATATCAGGTGGAAGAGGTGGCAAACTGTGTCATCTGAAGCAACTCACAATTGATATTACATTTTGCCCCCCCAGCTCCCTTCAACCATACTGTCATATACTGTAAGTACAGCTAGACTTCTTTGCATAGGTGGAAATCAAAATAGAATGCAAATGACAGCTGTGAGAGGTTTTAATGAATAGGATTATTTGactatggaaatatttttttctgagtttagtACATCATGTCAAATACTTAAAACCTTATCATCTACTGTTCTGTATGCTCTGAAAAACCTGATGTTTTCCGATGCCACAAAGTTGTCAAATGTCTTCAGTGAAGTTTCTTTTGTATTATAAagtttttaagaaattaaaatgatttagcTTAAATATACAGTCTGAGGTCATACTTTAGCTCTCTAGAACAAGTTCCCTTATTCTGACTGCTGAACAATAAATTTTTCTCCTAATTCTAGTATTGTGACTACTccaatgttctgtttttgttctttcttttattccttttctctctctctctctctctctctctctctctctctctctctctctctctctctctctctctctctctataaatataaataaatatatatatatactgtatatctgttgcatatttcaaatttaaagaaCACTCCACTGTAGAAATTTGTTGCATATATTCATGAGGGCATCTTATAggtttatgtaaaaaaacagaCGAGTCTGAAAAAGTCATGACTTTTACATGAGTAGGAACTCTGGACTCTGTTGGGTTTCAGTTTGCAGTCTTTTTGTATCTCTTCACCTGGGTCTTAGCAGCATGCATTCTACCTCCTGAGGCCCAGTGATTAAATACAATATACAAGGTATTACTGTCCATCAGTATGTTAGGGCTTCCACTCCTTTTGAGATGCAGATTgtaaaacaataagtgttaaaGCCACATTTTTCCCCGCATCATACTTCTGCAATTGTTTGCCTACAAATACTTACAGTAGAGTAGAGCTGCAGTGCAGAAAGCCACAAAAGCACCCTATCTCTCGAGGAACAACTTAACACAAATTTGATCGTGATTTAAGCCCTACAATTGTGTAGTTCATACATCTACTCTGAGTTTTCTGTGTTATCATTCACATGCCCTCACCGCATTATGTTCCACTGCTCCAACtcgaaaaaataatcaaaaacatgaaTCAGGAAACATTTCGCTGCAACACCTGAAAGTATTTTACATGCCACAATAGAtgtccatctatccatccattttctaacaccctaaTGGGGTCgagaggggtgctggtgcctatctccagctaacgttccgggcgagaggcggggtacaccctggacaggtcaccagtctgtcgcacaTAATAGATGTCTATGCATCAAATTgataaagtttgtatttttgcttcaaaCCTCACATATAGACAAATAAATGTGGTATACTGTAAATAAGCCCTGTTAGGCTGTGAGCGAAGCTAGTTTATATGCAGGAAATAGATAACAATCAAACTTGTGTGGTGTTTTTACAGGAACAAAGTATGTCTGCAAAACATTCAACAGTGAGTGTCACTTTGCTTATCTGCTTATCAACTAGTGACAACAGTTTGAATCACTAATGTTCATGTTAAATGTGAATATAAAACAGTAAATTGTAATCTTATTGGTATTTTTTGCGGTTGATATAACATATTGATTACAAGATTAGTTTTTGCGCTGGGTCACATAGATTATTattgacaatttaaaaaatgcattattgAATGCTTGGAGAGTGTCCTGCAGGGATTTGACACCTCAGTTGTTGaaataattacacaaattgAAATAGACATAAATCCACtccaatgtttgttttctcaaaaaaaaaacaacttgatgGCAATTATGTGTGGGGCTGAGGGTGGTAAGAGAACTTCATGGTTTCAGTTTTGCAGAGCAAAACCTTCTTTAAatgataaagtaaaaaatgtgcCTGACAACCATCTCTCAAATTCCAAGTACATCAAAACAGGGGCAGTACCTTTGTTTCTTCTGTGTTACATTTTAAGCTATAATGCATAAGGCTATTTTTTGACAGTAACTAAAAACAGCAGACTAGCACAAACACTTAATACCAATTGTCAAACATGGTAGAGGAGAAttgatgattttgttgtttttttttctggcacaTGACTTTGGTACCTCACTATTTGGATCTTTTAACACCATTATAAATGCCACAACCTTgaacttttctattttatgaGACTGAGAACACATTTCTAAATCTAACCTTTGTGGAAATGTCAGAAGAAATCTTTATTGTAATCTGCGAAAAAGTCTTTAGGGGGCACTGAAACATGATGGAAAATCACAGTCCACCTTGAGTAAActtgagttattttgcaaagaagaatgagcaAAAGTGCAGACTTTGTAAGTGTAAATCAATTGTACTTTAACAAAATCTGcctctacaaagtattgacatACATGagtatgatttttatttgtaaaaaataaccCAGTAGTTGCAAAAATATGCACTATGGGGCTTTGGTTCATcaaaaaaatcccaatgaaatatgTTGAACTTTGTGATTGTAACATGAAAAGATATGAAAAAAGCTTTATGGATGATGAATACTTTTTGCAAGtagcaaagcattttttttgccttgTTTCCTCTGAACAGAATGGCATCAATGTCGTATACAACAATAAAGAGCCTAATGCGCCAAGGCCCCATAGACTAGAAACTAAGAAATGATGTGTTAGGATGTTAATACAACCATTAAAGGTTGTGATGCTCACCTGTGAGAGACTTTATCAAAATGAAGATGAAGCATTTTAACAGGCATGACCTGAAGAATCAGTTCCCAGAACTTCTTGCTTATGGTCATGCAGAACAAGATGGATTAGTTACAGGTGTCAAGTACACACAACTGGGGTGGTAGAAGTGTGTCTCGTATCCAGTGAGTTGCTGGCTTGAACCCCCACTCTGTCTCAATCGTTGTGTCCTTGGTCAAAACACTTCATCCAACTTGCCTGGAAGTGGTGAAAGTATAACAGTTTCCTgcataaaatgatgcaacagtATGCAGTCCCGTAGAGGTAAATAAAACCAGTGTTGAGCAATTTCCAGAGTTATGCAAAACACTgcaaattttgcaaaaatgtcaaagataTGATATGTTATGGTGGCTGGGGAAGGCAGGAGGAGCTACAGGGGACCAATATAGTTCACCATGCCTCAGTCTTGTGGTCCTGCTATTTGCTCTGCAACCTTCTCcatgaaggaaagaaggaaaacattgGAAGGCACAGGGTGAGTTGAGTCTTTCATGATGCAGGAGGTCCGTTTCTTGTATCTGGAGATCTTGATGTACTTGATGGTGAAGAGGCTGCAATCCACCATCCTCTGTGCAGCTTTCACAACTTTCTGCATTGCTGTTCTGTGCCTTCTCTGCTATAGAACAGCTGTGGTGCCATGTGGTGATGCAGAGATAGAGGACACTCTCAACTCCACATCTGTAGAATGATGTCAGGACTGAACTCTGGTGTCAAACGCATTCCAAAGAAGCAGAGACACTAGTGTGCTTTTCAAATCAGGCAGGAGATGTTTGTGCTTCAGTGATGTGTACACCCAGGTACCTGTAGCTTAGCGACCGCAGTGTAGCATCATCTCTTTTATCTTCTTCACCTTGATGAAGaggttgttttctttgcatcaaCCCTCCATGTGCTCCACCTCCTGCCAGTTGTCAGACTAACTACAGATGAGTCATCTGCAAACTTCACAATCAGGCAACAGAGTTGTTTTGCTGAGCGGTTCCATATATGAGCAGAGTGAACAGACGGGGCTCAGCACACTGCCCTAGAGGGGGCCGGTGCTGAAAGTGACAGGGAAGGaagagatattttaaaaatccagaacACAGTTTCAAAGGGTGTAACTCAGTCCAAGTGCATTAAGTTTTGAATTAGAGTCTGTTGCATAGGTGTGTTGAATGTTGATGTGAAATCCACAAAGAGCAGACGAGCATAATAGTCCTTGTTTTCGAAATGGGCGAATGCTGTGTTAACCACCTCAGATAAGAGCATCTGCTGTGGGTCGGT includes the following:
- the LOC116715647 gene encoding C3a anaphylatoxin chemotactic receptor-like — encoded protein: MANGNGNSSVSHPTGLEMAAKHIQTFSLVVYCVIIVVGTVGNGLVIYVTGFKMKKTVNSVWFLNLALADFLFTAFLVFTAVSLSQQYHWPFGQFMCKLNNFVSLVNMFASVFFLTSISLDRCLSIWVVVWAQNKRTVGKAQVISAIIWLAAGICSTPYAYFRTVEVSQKQTYCKYPSTMTKNKHWTLCIFRFVMGFLIPFLAIFFSYVAIGIRARRLQRMRKQRCHRIIFSVIFAFFTCWLPFHVLSFIQLKFYDYSDVQNIVQVIGPLTVSLAFMNSCLNPILYVFMCDEFQKKLKQSIWLVLENALAEDHITFVTSSRSMSRIPRKSDSTAPAEGKETETSMTLTKPKKEISTKKSMNTEENSHTLIEMADFNKVH